The following proteins come from a genomic window of Acanthopagrus latus isolate v.2019 chromosome 5, fAcaLat1.1, whole genome shotgun sequence:
- the ydjc gene encoding carbohydrate deacetylase, which translates to MPQPRMMLVVTGDDFGYCPRRNQGIVECFQAGGISNVSLLVNASAAKEAADLAKRHDIPIGLHANLSEGFPVCQSLQQVSTLINPRGVFQGKMGFRQALERGQLSMKQVDLELRAQVRLFRELTGQLPHHMDGHQHVHVLPEVREVFAQVMSDLRIPYTRVPKEAGLHSCPWLPAHLQRFYTQVEKDATDSIPVFTRYGIRWPDVYLGLTTMGQNMSVPNLQRALSHALASWPSGSTSSSASSCNQSVITGELMVHPGYPSHSQVGGCGEGPDDFSQSADRQHELSMLRDPSLLALYSQKCVQLCAFKDL; encoded by the exons ATGCCACAGCCCAGAATGATGCTGGTGGTGACAGGAGATGATTTTGGCTACTGTCCCAGAAGGAACCAGGGGATTGTGGAGTGCTTCCAGGCTGGAGGCATTTCCAATGTGTCACTCCTGGTTAATGCATCTGCTGCAAAAGAGGCAGCGGATCTGGCAAAAAG GCACGACATCCCCATCGGCCTCCATGCCAATCTGTCGGAAGGTTTTCCAGTATGCCAAAGCCTCCAGCAGGTTTCTACACTGATAAACCCACGAGGTGTCTTCCAAGGAAAGATGGGCTTCCGTCAGGCCCTGGAGAGGGGTCAGCTCAGCATGAAACAG GTAGACCTGGAGTTGAGAGCCCAGGTGAGGCTTTTCAGGGAACTCACAGGTCAGCTGCCCCACCACATGGACGGACATCAGCATGTTCATGTACTGCCAG aggtgCGTGAGGTGTTTGCACAAGTCATGTCAGATCTCAGGATTCCGTATACTCGTGTTCCAAAGGAAGCAGGTTTACACAGCTGCCCATGGCTGCCAGCACACCTTCAAAGATTCTACACACAGGTGGAGAAGGATGCCACTGACTCTATCCCTGTCTTCACACGCTATGGAatcag GTGGCCTGATGTGTACCTGGGACTTACCACCATGGGCCAGAACATGTCCGTCCCCAACCTGCAGAGAGCCCTCAGTCATGCCTTGGCTTCATGGCCGTCAGGCTCTACCTCCAGCAGTGCATCAAGCTGTAATCAGTCTGTGATTACAGGAGAGCTCATGGTCCACCCCGGGTACCCCAGTCATTCCCAGGTGGGAGGCTGTGGAGAGGGCCCAGACGACTTCTCCcagtcagctgacagacagcaTGAGCTGAGCATGCTCAGAGACCCATCCCTGCTAGCACTATACAGCCAGAagtgtgtgcagctctgtgcTTTCAAAGACCTCTGA
- the LOC119019264 gene encoding uncharacterized protein LOC119019264, translated as MVNLKTFGDTRIDLQLDEQGRNHTRAHNNKLFEFLVDNHNDFDADAVHSADGYTSLLTDFEFCSLLATFNSVFAYSDVLFGILQNKECDMQFCLSSIEDFCSTREREKAKFDSIYEDTVREVGVPSGRRARRVGDVHAAYQRLHSEILDNILTQLRNRFKDHEKLMFLALLDPKKFTSYRENFPSSEFQSLTESYGLHFDPPRLKTELTVMYNMENFEVRSPPDLLLFLTLTEPTESMPQLYHLTCLVLTVPVSTSSVERSFSALKRIKTHARNSTGQDRLGALALMSIEKGLLLELKSKDKLYDAAIAHFTKRDRRMDFVFI; from the exons ATGGTCAATTTGAAAACTTTTGGGGACACAAGAATTGATCTTCAGCTAGATGAGCAGGGCCGGAATCATACTAGGGCCCACAACAACAAG CTCTTTGAATTCCTTGTTGACAACCACAATGATTTCGATGCTGATGCTGTACACAGCGCTGATGGATACACTTCACTGCTGACGGACTTCGAGTTCTGCTCTCTCCTCGCCACATTCAACTCCGTGTTTGCCTACTCCGACGTGCTCTTTGGGATCTTGCAGAATAAGGAGTGTGACATGCAGTTCTGTTTGTCCAGCATCGAGGACTTTTGCagcaccagagagagagaaaaggcaaaattTGACTCCATCTATGAGGACACTGTGCGTGAAGTTGGGGTTCCCAGCGGGCGCAGGGCACGGAGAGTTGGAGATGTGCACGCAGCGTACCAGCGGCTGCACAGTGAAATCCTGGACAACATCCTCACTCAGCTGAGGAACAGGTTCAAGGATCATGAAAAACTCATGTTCCTTGCCCTTCTGGACCCCAAGAAGTTTACCTCATACAGAGAAAACTTCCCCAGCTCTGAGTTCCAGAGCCTCACGGAAAGCTACGGGCTGCATTTTGACCCCCCCAGGCTCAAGACTGAACTGACGGTCATGTACAACATGGAAAACTTTGAGGTGAGGAGCCCACCAGACCTGCTGCTCTTTCTGACTCTTACAGAGCCGACTGAGAGCATGCCGCAGCTGTATCACCTCACCTGCCTGGTGCTGACCGTCCCCGTGTCCACCTCCTCCGTGGAGCGGTCTTTCTCGGCTCTGAAGCGCATCAAGACGCACGCTAGGAACAGTACTGGACAGGATCGCCTGGGAGCTTTGGCACTGATGTCCATAGAGAAAGGACTTCTTTTGGAGCTCAAATCAAAGGACAAACTTTATGACGCCGCCATCGCCCACTTCACAAAGAGAGACCGACGAAtggactttgtgtttatttaa
- the ak6 gene encoding adenylate kinase isoenzyme 6 isoform X1, which translates to MKMRKQPNILLTGTPGVGKTTLGRELAQRTGLTYVNIGDLAQEGQLYDGYDEEYQCPILDEDRVVDELEEKMAEGGAIVDYHGCDLFPKRWFHIVFVLRTDNTQLYTRLESRGYTGKKLQDNVQCEIFQTIYEEAMEAYSEDIVHQLPSNTPEDLEKNLEQIAQWTEQWMKDHN; encoded by the exons ATGAAGATGAGGAAGCAACCAAACATTCTGTTAACAG GAACCCCTGGTGTTGGAAAGACTACTTTAGGAAGGGAACTGGCCCAGCGGACAGGACTGACCTATGTTAACATTGGAGACCTGGCCCAGGAAG GACAACTTTATGATGGCTACGACGAGGAGTATCAGTGCCCCATCTTGGATGAGGACAGG GTGGTCGATGAGCTGGAAGAAAAGATGGCCGAAGGTGGCGCAATTGTTGACTATCATGGCTGTGACCTGTTCCCTAAACGCTGGTTTCACATTGTCTTTGTCCTACGCACAGACAACACCCAGCTGTACACACGGTTAGAGAGCAG AGGTTACACAGGGAAGAAGCTGCAGGACAACGTGCAGTGTGAAATCTTCCAGACCATCTATGAAGAGGCCATGGAGGCATACAGTGAGGATATTGTCCACCAGCTGCCCAGCAATACTCCTGAGGACCTTGAGAAAAACCTGGAGCAGATAGCACAGTGGACTGAGCAGTGGATGAAGGACCATAACTAG
- the ak6 gene encoding adenylate kinase isoenzyme 6 isoform X2, with protein sequence MKMRKQPNILLTGQLYDGYDEEYQCPILDEDRVVDELEEKMAEGGAIVDYHGCDLFPKRWFHIVFVLRTDNTQLYTRLESRGYTGKKLQDNVQCEIFQTIYEEAMEAYSEDIVHQLPSNTPEDLEKNLEQIAQWTEQWMKDHN encoded by the exons ATGAAGATGAGGAAGCAACCAAACATTCTGTTAACAG GACAACTTTATGATGGCTACGACGAGGAGTATCAGTGCCCCATCTTGGATGAGGACAGG GTGGTCGATGAGCTGGAAGAAAAGATGGCCGAAGGTGGCGCAATTGTTGACTATCATGGCTGTGACCTGTTCCCTAAACGCTGGTTTCACATTGTCTTTGTCCTACGCACAGACAACACCCAGCTGTACACACGGTTAGAGAGCAG AGGTTACACAGGGAAGAAGCTGCAGGACAACGTGCAGTGTGAAATCTTCCAGACCATCTATGAAGAGGCCATGGAGGCATACAGTGAGGATATTGTCCACCAGCTGCCCAGCAATACTCCTGAGGACCTTGAGAAAAACCTGGAGCAGATAGCACAGTGGACTGAGCAGTGGATGAAGGACCATAACTAG